One Mycolicibacter sp. MU0083 DNA window includes the following coding sequences:
- a CDS encoding fatty acyl-AMP ligase, whose amino-acid sequence MSRFTDKMYRSARESTKGMVTGEPHEPVRHTWGQVHERARRIAGGLAAAGIGRGDAVGVLAGAPVEIAPSAQALWMRAASLTMLHQPTPRTDLAVWAKDTMTVVDMIDAKAVIISEPFMAAMPVLQEKGLKVLTVSELLAHEPIDPVEADEDDLALMQLTSGSTGSPKAVLITHGNIHANLEAMFVGAKYDIDKDVMISWLPCFHDMGMVGFLTTPMYFGAELVKITPMDFLRDTLLWAKLVDKYKGTFICGPNFAYALFAKRLRRQAQPGQFDLSTLRIAMSGAEPVDPADVEDLIDAGKPFGLKPEAIMPVYGMAETVLATAFTPVETGLYVDEVDADLLAALHRAVPATRGNTRRLASLGPLLDGIEIRIVDEHGAVLPARGVGVIQLRGESVTSGYLTMAGFLPAQDENGWYDTGDLGYQMENGHVVVCGRVKDVIIMGGRNIYPTDIERAAGKVEGVRPGCAVAVRLDAGHSRETFAVAVESNAWQDPVEVRRIEHQVAHEVVTEVDVRPRNVVVLGPGTIPKTPSGKLRRANSIELVT is encoded by the coding sequence GTGAGCAGGTTTACCGACAAGATGTACCGCAGTGCCCGCGAGTCCACGAAGGGCATGGTCACCGGCGAACCCCATGAGCCGGTCCGGCACACCTGGGGCCAGGTGCACGAGCGTGCCCGCCGCATCGCCGGCGGCCTGGCCGCGGCCGGCATCGGTCGCGGAGACGCGGTCGGGGTGCTGGCCGGGGCTCCGGTGGAGATCGCCCCGTCGGCGCAGGCACTGTGGATGCGGGCGGCCAGCCTGACGATGCTGCACCAGCCCACCCCGCGCACCGACCTAGCGGTATGGGCCAAGGACACCATGACCGTCGTCGACATGATCGACGCCAAGGCCGTCATCATCTCCGAACCGTTCATGGCGGCCATGCCGGTGCTGCAGGAGAAGGGGCTGAAGGTTCTGACCGTCTCGGAACTGCTGGCCCACGAGCCGATCGACCCGGTGGAGGCCGACGAGGACGATCTGGCGCTGATGCAGCTGACCTCCGGCTCGACCGGATCGCCGAAGGCCGTGCTGATCACGCACGGCAACATCCACGCGAACCTCGAGGCGATGTTCGTCGGCGCCAAGTACGACATCGACAAAGACGTCATGATCAGCTGGCTGCCGTGCTTCCACGACATGGGCATGGTCGGCTTCCTGACCACGCCGATGTATTTCGGCGCCGAGCTGGTCAAGATCACCCCGATGGACTTCCTGCGCGACACCCTGCTCTGGGCCAAGCTGGTCGACAAGTACAAGGGCACCTTCATCTGCGGCCCCAACTTCGCCTACGCGCTGTTCGCCAAGCGGTTACGCCGGCAGGCGCAGCCCGGGCAGTTCGACCTGTCCACGTTGCGGATCGCGATGTCGGGCGCCGAACCGGTCGACCCCGCCGACGTCGAGGACCTGATCGACGCCGGTAAGCCGTTCGGGCTCAAGCCCGAAGCCATCATGCCGGTCTACGGGATGGCCGAGACGGTGCTGGCCACCGCGTTCACGCCGGTGGAGACCGGTCTGTACGTCGACGAGGTCGACGCCGACCTGCTGGCCGCGCTGCACCGCGCGGTTCCCGCCACCCGCGGCAACACCCGGCGGCTGGCGTCGTTGGGCCCGCTGCTCGACGGTATCGAGATCCGGATCGTCGACGAGCACGGTGCGGTGCTGCCGGCCCGCGGGGTCGGGGTCATCCAGTTGCGCGGCGAGTCGGTGACCTCCGGCTACCTGACCATGGCGGGCTTCCTGCCCGCGCAGGACGAGAACGGCTGGTACGACACCGGCGACCTGGGCTACCAGATGGAGAACGGCCACGTGGTGGTCTGCGGCCGGGTCAAGGACGTCATCATCATGGGTGGGCGCAACATCTACCCGACCGACATCGAGCGGGCCGCGGGCAAGGTCGAGGGCGTGCGGCCGGGTTGTGCGGTGGCGGTGCGCCTGGACGCCGGGCACTCCCGCGAGACCTTCGCCGTCGCGGTGGAGTCCAACGCCTGGCAGGATCCCGTCGAGGTGCGGCGCATCGAGCACCAGGTGGCGCACGAGGTGGTCACCGAGGTCGACGTGCGGCCGCGAAACGTGGTGGTGCTCGGGCCGGGGACCATCCCCAAGACCCCGTCGGGCAAGCTGCGCCGGGCCAACTCCATCGAGCTGGTCACCTAG
- the pth gene encoding aminoacyl-tRNA hydrolase, with product MAESPPVLVVGLGNPGPNYARTRHNVGYLVVDLLAERIGSTFKLHKKSGADVATGRLSGRPVVLARPRCYMNESGRQVGPLAKFYSVPPQGLVVIHDDLDLDFGRIRLKQGGGEGGHNGLRSIAHTLGSKDFQRVRLGIGRPPGRQDPAAYVLQAFAARERDELPTIYEQTADATEMLIELGLEPAQNVVHAWG from the coding sequence GTGGCCGAGTCACCGCCGGTACTGGTGGTCGGCCTGGGCAATCCGGGTCCGAATTACGCACGCACCCGGCACAACGTGGGCTACCTGGTCGTCGACCTGCTCGCCGAGCGGATCGGGTCGACGTTCAAGTTGCACAAGAAATCCGGAGCCGACGTGGCCACCGGGCGCCTGAGCGGGCGCCCGGTGGTGTTGGCCCGGCCACGCTGCTACATGAACGAGTCGGGCCGCCAGGTTGGCCCACTGGCCAAGTTCTACTCCGTGCCGCCGCAGGGTCTGGTGGTGATCCACGACGACCTCGACCTGGACTTCGGCCGGATCCGGCTCAAGCAGGGCGGCGGCGAGGGCGGCCACAACGGTCTGCGGTCGATCGCGCACACATTGGGCAGCAAGGACTTTCAGCGCGTACGGCTGGGAATCGGCCGACCGCCCGGCCGGCAGGATCCGGCGGCTTACGTGCTGCAGGCGTTCGCCGCGCGGGAGCGCGACGAACTGCCCACCATCTACGAGCAGACCGCCGACGCCACCGAGATGCTGATCGAGCTGGGACTCGAACCCGCGCAGAACGTCGTGCACGCCTGGGGTTGA
- a CDS encoding 50S ribosomal protein L25/general stress protein Ctc: MAQAPTTNQLTVSVRTETGKGASRRARRDGKVPAVLYGHGTEPRHLELPARELAAVLRHSGTNAVLALDIEGTEQLALTKALDVHPIRRTIQHVDLLVVRRGEKVIVEVNVVVEGDASPGTLVTLDATTVEIEAEALSIPEQLTVSIEGAEAGTQITAADIALPEGVTMISDPEWLLVNVIEAPKAEEAEEEAAAEADADAESE; the protein is encoded by the coding sequence ATGGCACAAGCCCCCACCACCAACCAGCTCACCGTCTCCGTGCGGACCGAGACCGGCAAGGGCGCCTCGCGCCGCGCCCGCCGCGACGGCAAGGTTCCCGCGGTCCTCTACGGCCACGGCACCGAACCGCGGCACCTGGAGCTGCCGGCCCGCGAATTGGCGGCCGTGCTGCGGCACTCCGGCACCAACGCGGTGCTCGCCCTGGACATCGAGGGCACCGAGCAGTTGGCGCTGACCAAGGCCCTGGACGTCCACCCGATCCGCCGGACCATCCAGCACGTCGACCTGCTGGTGGTGCGCCGCGGCGAGAAGGTCATCGTCGAGGTCAACGTGGTCGTCGAGGGCGACGCCTCCCCCGGCACCCTGGTCACCCTGGACGCCACCACCGTGGAGATCGAAGCCGAGGCGCTGTCGATCCCCGAGCAGCTGACCGTCTCCATCGAAGGTGCGGAAGCCGGCACCCAGATCACCGCCGCCGACATCGCACTGCCCGAGGGCGTCACCATGATCTCCGACCCGGAGTGGCTGCTGGTCAACGTGATCGAGGCGCCGAAGGCCGAGGAGGCGGAAGAGGAAGCCGCCGCCGAGGCCGACGCGGACGCCGAGTCCGAGTAA
- a CDS encoding oxidoreductase: MSSWTAADLPSFAGRSVIVTGANSGLGAVTARELARVGAQVTLAVRNTAKGREAAAAMPGDVTVRALDLADLASVRRFAEETAGVDVLINNAGIMAVPYARTVDGFESQIGTNHLGHFALTNLLLPKITDRVVTVSSTMHRIGYISLKDLNWQTRRYSAWLAYGQSKLANLLFTSELQRRLVSAGSPLRALAAHPGYSSTNLQGHTGNRVADALTRAIGNGLLATSADFGARQTLYAASQELSGNTYVGPRFGIVGRTGSVGRSLLAKRGATAAGLWELSEQLTGARFQL; this comes from the coding sequence ATGAGCTCCTGGACCGCCGCAGATCTGCCCTCGTTCGCCGGCCGCAGCGTCATCGTCACCGGCGCCAACAGCGGTCTGGGAGCCGTGACCGCCCGGGAACTGGCCCGAGTGGGCGCCCAAGTCACCCTGGCCGTCCGCAACACCGCCAAGGGCCGCGAGGCCGCGGCCGCCATGCCCGGCGACGTCACGGTGCGCGCCCTGGACCTGGCGGATCTGGCCTCGGTGCGCCGGTTCGCCGAGGAGACGGCGGGCGTGGACGTGCTGATCAACAACGCCGGCATCATGGCGGTGCCCTACGCCCGGACCGTCGACGGCTTCGAGAGCCAGATCGGCACCAACCACCTGGGGCATTTCGCCCTGACCAACCTGCTGTTGCCCAAGATCACCGACCGGGTGGTGACGGTGTCGTCGACCATGCACCGGATCGGCTACATCAGCCTCAAGGACCTGAACTGGCAGACGCGCCGCTACTCGGCCTGGCTGGCCTACGGCCAGTCCAAACTGGCCAACCTGCTGTTCACCAGTGAGCTGCAACGCCGGCTGGTGTCGGCCGGCTCGCCGCTGCGCGCGCTGGCGGCACACCCCGGCTACTCGAGCACCAACCTGCAGGGCCACACCGGCAATCGGGTCGCGGACGCGCTGACCCGCGCGATCGGCAACGGCCTGCTGGCCACCTCCGCGGATTTCGGGGCACGGCAGACGCTGTATGCGGCGTCGCAGGAGCTGTCCGGCAACACCTATGTGGGGCCGCGGTTCGGCATCGTCGGCCGCACCGGGTCGGTGGGCCGCAGCCTGCTGGCCAAACGCGGCGCCACCGCCGCCGGCCTGTGGGAACTGTCCGAGCAGCTCACCGGGGCACGATTTCAGCTCTGA
- a CDS encoding heme-binding protein, whose protein sequence is MPVVHLSPLRLAGFGLVAAAVGVLAPASAIADPQPGCTAADMANVAAGVAASTSGYLHAHPDVNAFYTELRDRPDDEVPEAIRGYFADNPQAHADLRGLRQPLVEFRNRCGVADPGHPLLDQ, encoded by the coding sequence ATGCCCGTGGTTCACCTGTCCCCGCTGCGGCTGGCCGGTTTCGGTCTGGTCGCCGCCGCCGTCGGCGTGCTGGCACCGGCCAGCGCGATCGCCGACCCGCAGCCCGGCTGCACGGCCGCCGACATGGCCAACGTCGCGGCCGGTGTCGCCGCGTCCACCTCCGGATACCTGCACGCGCATCCGGACGTCAACGCCTTCTACACCGAATTGCGGGACCGGCCCGACGACGAAGTGCCCGAAGCGATCCGGGGCTACTTCGCCGACAATCCCCAGGCGCACGCCGACCTGCGGGGGCTCCGCCAGCCGCTCGTCGAATTCCGCAACCGCTGCGGGGTGGCCGACCCCGGGCACCCGCTGCTGGACCAGTGA
- a CDS encoding LpqN/LpqT family lipoprotein encodes MTPLRWATVAWACLALAGTVSGCGAKTPDYQSIWSNGTTTTTSTEPEAPVTVGRYLEDQGVVAEAVAPDAPTDLSVTIPTPAGWTRKQSSLLPDTTLALGKGEKYPRAILSVVKLTGNFDSGEAIKHGIVDAQLSPKFKLLDASNEDYQGFPSSMVQGTYDMDGQRLHSWFRMVIATGSAPAEQRYLVQLAVTAPADEAPKHATDVEAIMKGFNVAAK; translated from the coding sequence GTGACCCCGCTGCGCTGGGCGACCGTGGCGTGGGCGTGCCTGGCCCTGGCCGGCACGGTTTCCGGCTGCGGCGCTAAAACGCCTGACTACCAATCGATCTGGTCCAACGGCACCACGACCACCACCTCGACGGAGCCCGAGGCGCCGGTGACCGTCGGGCGTTATCTGGAGGATCAGGGGGTGGTCGCCGAAGCGGTGGCGCCCGACGCCCCGACCGACCTGAGCGTGACGATCCCGACGCCGGCGGGCTGGACCCGCAAGCAGAGCTCACTGTTGCCCGATACCACCCTGGCGTTGGGCAAGGGCGAGAAGTATCCGCGGGCGATTCTGAGCGTGGTCAAGCTGACCGGGAACTTCGACTCCGGCGAGGCCATCAAACACGGCATCGTCGACGCCCAGCTCTCCCCGAAGTTCAAGCTGCTGGACGCCTCCAACGAGGACTACCAGGGCTTCCCGTCGTCGATGGTCCAAGGCACCTACGACATGGACGGCCAGCGCCTGCACAGCTGGTTCCGGATGGTGATCGCGACCGGCTCGGCACCGGCGGAGCAGCGTTACCTGGTGCAGTTGGCGGTGACCGCCCCGGCCGACGAAGCCCCCAAGCACGCCACCGACGTCGAGGCGATCATGAAGGGATTCAACGTCGCCGCGAAATAG
- the arsC gene encoding arsenate reductase (glutaredoxin) (This arsenate reductase requires both glutathione and glutaredoxin to convert arsenate to arsenite, after which the efflux transporter formed by ArsA and ArsB can extrude the arsenite from the cell, providing resistance.) gives MTDATIYHNPRCSTSRKTLELLRENGIEPTVVEYLKTPPSRAELAEMIATAGIGVRDAVRTGEAVYAELNLADASDDELLDAMAANPILIQRPFVVTGNGTRLARPIDAVREIL, from the coding sequence ATGACCGATGCAACGATCTACCACAACCCGCGCTGCTCCACCTCGCGCAAGACGCTGGAGTTGCTGCGCGAGAACGGTATCGAGCCGACCGTCGTCGAATACCTGAAGACCCCGCCGTCCCGGGCGGAGCTCGCGGAGATGATCGCCACCGCGGGGATCGGAGTGCGCGACGCGGTCCGCACCGGCGAGGCGGTCTACGCGGAGCTGAACCTGGCCGACGCCTCCGACGACGAGTTGCTCGACGCGATGGCCGCCAATCCGATCCTGATCCAGCGGCCGTTCGTGGTGACCGGCAACGGCACCCGGCTGGCCCGTCCGATTGACGCGGTCCGCGAGATACTGTGA